The following are from one region of the Synechococcus sp. CBW1108 genome:
- a CDS encoding lipid-A-disaccharide synthase-related protein, translating into MPPPPLNRLLVLSNGHGEDLIAQRILQALGSRRPDVEIRVLPLVGLGEAFAAAEAAGQLQRIGPQLRLPSGGFSNQSLRGLVRDLAAGLPLLSWRQWQLVRRWARQGDPLLAVGDLLPLLLAWSGGGRFGFIGTPKSDYTWASAGPPNWGATPLADSYHRCKGSEWDRWEWALMGSRRCRLVAVRDRLTARGLRRHGVAALAPGNPMLDGFPQAPLPAWLASQRRLILLAGSRLPEALGNARRLLECLALWQPNQPATALLASGSTPTAQAWQDLLAQAGFTPEAPAAEVATTGATASWRLGRLTVLLGQHSFTRWAGWAELGLATAGTATEQLVGLGVPALSLPGRGPQFKAGFARRQSRLLGGAVQPCSSPQQLVDRLRQLLADPSERARLAAIGRRRMGPSGGSAQLAALVEQRLLG; encoded by the coding sequence ATGCCCCCCCCGCCGTTAAACCGTCTACTGGTTCTGAGCAACGGCCACGGGGAGGATCTGATCGCCCAGCGCATCCTGCAGGCCCTGGGCAGCCGCCGCCCGGATGTGGAGATTCGGGTGCTGCCCTTGGTGGGTTTAGGCGAGGCGTTCGCCGCGGCAGAAGCCGCTGGCCAGCTGCAGAGGATCGGGCCCCAGCTGCGGCTGCCCAGCGGCGGCTTTAGCAATCAGAGCCTGCGGGGTCTGGTCCGCGACCTGGCCGCCGGCCTGCCCCTGCTGAGTTGGCGCCAATGGCAACTGGTGCGGCGGTGGGCGCGCCAAGGCGATCCGCTGCTGGCCGTCGGCGACCTACTGCCCCTGCTGCTGGCCTGGAGCGGCGGCGGCCGTTTCGGCTTCATCGGCACGCCCAAAAGTGATTACACCTGGGCCTCAGCGGGGCCGCCGAACTGGGGCGCCACGCCGCTGGCGGATAGCTACCACCGCTGCAAGGGCAGTGAATGGGATCGGTGGGAGTGGGCCCTGATGGGCAGCCGGCGCTGCCGGCTGGTGGCCGTGCGCGACCGGCTCACCGCCAGGGGATTGCGGCGCCATGGGGTGGCGGCCCTGGCTCCTGGCAACCCAATGCTGGATGGCTTCCCCCAGGCCCCTCTGCCGGCCTGGCTGGCGAGCCAAAGGCGCCTGATCCTGCTGGCCGGCAGCCGCCTGCCCGAGGCCCTCGGCAACGCCCGCCGGCTCCTGGAATGCCTGGCTCTCTGGCAACCAAACCAGCCGGCCACAGCGCTGCTGGCCTCAGGGTCAACGCCTACGGCCCAGGCCTGGCAAGATCTGCTCGCCCAGGCGGGATTCACGCCGGAGGCCCCGGCCGCGGAGGTCGCCACCACCGGCGCCACAGCCAGTTGGCGGCTGGGACGGTTAACCGTGCTGCTGGGCCAGCACAGCTTCACTCGCTGGGCTGGCTGGGCCGAGCTGGGGCTGGCCACCGCCGGCACCGCCACCGAACAGCTGGTGGGGTTGGGGGTGCCGGCCCTCTCCCTGCCGGGGCGGGGGCCCCAGTTCAAGGCCGGCTTTGCCCGCCGCCAGAGCCGCCTGCTCGGCGGCGCTGTGCAGCCCTGCTCCAGCCCCCAGCAGCTGGTCGATCGGCTGCGGCAGCTGCTCGCCGACCCCTCCGAGCGGGCCCGACTCGCCGCCATCGGCCGGCGCCGAATGGGCCCCAGCGGCGGCAGCGCCCAGCTGGCGGCCCTGGTGGAGCAGCGTCTACTGGGATGA
- a CDS encoding transposase: protein MAQVDAVFREAVGNNPTGKRGWQWVMVTAVVTVFIQGLSRSTAAAIELLGNAFGGIVVSDRFSSYNHLPTQQRQLCWAHLIRDLTAIAERPGASAEFGAELLGLQQQLFGHWHRYKDGRIDWPALQQSCLPIRQAFETTLQRVVELGYQRGERTPWASTVRTCQQLQKVTDGLWTFLETRGIEPTNNAAERALRQSVIQRKISQGVQSRQGAICRSRLLTVTTTLRQQGRDVWEFLEQAWIAHHRGGVMPSLLSDP, encoded by the coding sequence GTGGCACAAGTAGACGCAGTCTTCCGCGAAGCGGTGGGCAACAATCCCACTGGAAAGCGGGGCTGGCAGTGGGTCATGGTCACCGCCGTGGTGACGGTATTCATCCAAGGCCTGAGTCGATCGACGGCCGCCGCCATCGAGCTGCTGGGGAACGCCTTTGGCGGGATTGTCGTGAGCGATCGCTTCTCGTCTTACAACCACCTGCCCACCCAGCAGCGCCAGCTGTGCTGGGCGCACCTGATCCGCGATTTAACGGCCATCGCCGAACGCCCGGGCGCCAGTGCTGAATTTGGAGCGGAGCTGCTGGGTCTGCAGCAGCAGCTATTTGGCCACTGGCACCGCTACAAAGACGGAAGGATTGACTGGCCCGCCTTGCAGCAAAGCTGCCTGCCGATTCGCCAGGCATTCGAGACCACGCTGCAGCGGGTAGTGGAGCTGGGCTACCAGCGCGGCGAGCGAACGCCGTGGGCCAGCACGGTGCGCACCTGCCAGCAGCTCCAGAAGGTGACAGATGGGTTGTGGACTTTCCTGGAGACCCGTGGCATCGAGCCCACCAACAACGCCGCAGAGCGTGCCCTGCGCCAGTCGGTGATTCAGCGCAAGATCAGTCAAGGAGTCCAATCCCGCCAAGGTGCGATCTGCCGGAGCCGCCTGCTGACGGTCACCACTACCCTCAGGCAACAGGGGCGGGATGTCTGGGAGTTCCTCGAGCAGGCCTGGATCGCCCATCACCGCGGTGGGGTGATGCCGTCACTGCTGAGCGACCCCTGA
- the ltrA gene encoding group II intron reverse transcriptase/maturase has product MSPDRPLPITKAMVWKAYQQVKRNGNAAGVDGQSLDDFAKDLENNLYRLWNRMASGSYFPPPVRRVEIPKSNGGVRPLGIPTVADRIAQMVVKQMLEPQLEPIFDQDSYGYRPGKSAHQAVESCRKRCWKYDWVVDLDIKGFFDSIDHDLLMRAIQFHTSERWVVLYLRRWLEAPVELPDGRLQPRTSGTPQGGVISPLLANLFLHYTFDKWMRRSFPRVPFERYADDVICHCHCRAEAERLMDALQERFTSCGLQLHPEKTKVVYCKDSSRRGQFDQIQFTFLGFCFRPRMAKNRYGEIFTSFLPAVSPQALKRMRERIRKMHLRRRMFLPLEEIARLLNPILGGWIQYYGRFYPTELRAKLFGYLNEHLSAWLRQKHSRLLRHDRRSRQVLARIAQERRDLFAHWRGVDVAAG; this is encoded by the coding sequence ATGAGCCCGGACAGGCCGCTACCGATCACCAAGGCGATGGTCTGGAAGGCCTATCAGCAGGTGAAACGGAATGGGAATGCGGCCGGCGTGGATGGTCAGAGCCTGGATGACTTCGCCAAGGATCTGGAGAACAATCTCTATAGGCTATGGAATCGGATGGCATCCGGGAGTTACTTCCCGCCGCCGGTTCGGCGTGTTGAGATTCCCAAATCCAACGGCGGAGTTCGCCCTCTGGGCATTCCGACGGTGGCTGATCGCATCGCGCAGATGGTGGTCAAGCAGATGCTGGAGCCCCAGTTGGAGCCGATCTTCGATCAGGACTCCTACGGCTACAGACCGGGCAAGTCGGCCCACCAGGCTGTGGAGAGCTGCCGTAAGCGCTGCTGGAAGTATGACTGGGTTGTGGATCTCGATATCAAGGGGTTTTTCGATTCGATCGATCATGACCTCCTGATGCGGGCCATCCAGTTCCATACGTCCGAGCGCTGGGTTGTTCTGTATCTGCGGCGCTGGTTGGAGGCTCCGGTGGAATTGCCGGATGGGCGCCTTCAGCCCCGGACCAGTGGCACGCCTCAAGGCGGTGTCATTAGCCCGCTACTGGCCAATCTGTTTCTGCACTACACGTTCGACAAATGGATGCGACGGAGTTTTCCACGCGTCCCGTTTGAGCGTTATGCAGACGATGTGATCTGTCACTGTCACTGCCGAGCTGAGGCTGAACGGCTCATGGATGCCCTGCAGGAGCGATTTACCTCCTGCGGGTTACAGCTGCATCCAGAGAAGACCAAAGTAGTCTATTGCAAGGATAGCAGCCGCCGTGGTCAGTTCGATCAGATCCAGTTCACGTTTCTCGGCTTTTGCTTCCGACCACGTATGGCCAAGAACCGCTATGGGGAGATCTTTACGAGCTTCCTCCCAGCGGTTAGTCCGCAGGCGCTTAAGCGCATGCGAGAGAGGATCAGGAAAATGCATCTGCGTAGGCGGATGTTTTTGCCTTTGGAGGAGATCGCCCGGCTCCTGAATCCGATCCTAGGGGGTTGGATTCAGTATTACGGACGTTTTTATCCAACCGAACTGAGGGCCAAGCTATTTGGCTATCTCAATGAGCACCTGAGCGCATGGCTGCGTCAGAAACACAGCCGGCTGTTGCGACATGACCGCCGCAGCCGGCAAGTTCTGGCGAGGATCGCTCAGGAGAGGCGGGACCTTTTTGCTCACTGGCGTGGTGTTGATGTTGCGGCTGGATGA
- a CDS encoding ISAs1 family transposase yields the protein MPQIPGAAADQLDSNDLISFLKAIPDGRFRRGVRYPQWFLLLVAVLGILSGSRSSRDLEAFAKRHRQEFNQALGLDFKRWPSDATFLYLFNKAHLQTFGDVFQAWMISQIPGGTEGLEQLVCDGKTLRGTAVDTEDGGHRFVAQVTVYARALGVALAQKAYDTHESCERAALKELLSTLELEGTLIQADALHTTQAFFAGASPRGPTCS from the coding sequence ATGCCCCAAATCCCAGGCGCAGCAGCTGATCAGCTTGATTCCAACGACCTAATCAGCTTTCTCAAGGCCATCCCCGACGGACGCTTTCGCCGTGGTGTGCGCTACCCACAGTGGTTCCTGTTGTTGGTGGCGGTGCTCGGGATTCTGAGTGGCAGCAGGAGCTCCCGTGATCTGGAGGCGTTTGCCAAGCGGCATCGGCAGGAGTTCAACCAGGCGCTGGGCCTGGATTTCAAACGCTGGCCGTCGGACGCCACATTCCTGTACCTTTTCAACAAAGCCCACCTGCAGACCTTTGGCGATGTCTTTCAGGCCTGGATGATCAGCCAGATCCCAGGCGGGACAGAGGGTTTGGAGCAGTTGGTGTGCGATGGAAAGACGCTCAGAGGCACAGCGGTGGACACGGAAGACGGCGGTCACCGGTTTGTGGCCCAGGTCACGGTCTATGCCCGGGCCCTCGGTGTCGCCCTGGCCCAGAAGGCCTACGACACCCACGAATCCTGCGAGAGGGCTGCGCTCAAAGAGCTTCTGAGCACCCTTGAGCTGGAGGGCACCTTGATCCAGGCGGATGCTCTGCACACCACGCAAGCGTTTTTCGCTGGTGCCTCGCCAAGGGGGCCGACGTGCTCTTGA
- a CDS encoding DUF6444 domain-containing protein — MSTPPAGISEADWETWPAGARELILSQHEEIELLRSQLTALASKLASLRERIGRNSRNSSKPPSSDGLGFNPPERRKGSGRKRGGQPGHPGSGPELLPIERVDEVVEHHPDACRRCGTLLQGVGEDPDPMRHQVIEIPPITPLVIEHRLHRLVCPCCSTSTCATLPADVEASHYGPRLSALVGLLGSAFPLSFSKTQALLQQLLGVEISCGAIARVRQRLSSALAEPMAQALAAARQQPVAYVDETGAPTGNAVDARAA; from the coding sequence ATGAGCACACCTCCGGCCGGAATTTCAGAAGCTGACTGGGAGACCTGGCCGGCTGGTGCAAGAGAGCTGATCCTTTCCCAGCATGAGGAGATTGAGCTGCTCCGCAGCCAACTCACCGCCCTGGCGAGCAAGCTGGCCAGCCTGCGGGAGCGGATTGGTCGCAACTCCCGCAACTCCTCCAAACCTCCCTCCAGTGACGGGCTTGGGTTTAATCCGCCAGAGCGGCGCAAGGGCAGTGGCCGCAAGCGCGGTGGCCAGCCGGGCCATCCCGGATCGGGGCCGGAACTGCTGCCGATCGAGCGGGTGGATGAGGTGGTGGAACACCACCCCGATGCCTGCCGCCGCTGTGGCACGTTGTTGCAGGGAGTGGGGGAGGATCCAGATCCCATGCGCCATCAGGTGATTGAGATACCACCGATCACACCGCTGGTGATCGAGCACCGGTTGCATCGCTTGGTGTGCCCCTGCTGCTCCACCAGCACCTGCGCGACGTTGCCGGCTGATGTGGAAGCCAGTCACTACGGCCCAAGGCTCAGTGCCCTGGTGGGCCTGCTGGGCAGTGCCTTCCCCTTGAGTTTCAGCAAGACCCAGGCCCTGCTCCAGCAACTGCTGGGTGTGGAGATTAGCTGTGGGGCAATCGCACGGGTCCGCCAGCGCCTGAGCTCAGCATTGGCGGAACCGATGGCCCAGGCGCTTGCGGCCGCCCGTCAGCAACCGGTGGCTTACGTGGATGAGACCGGCGCCCCCACCGGCAACGCCGTAGACGCCAGGGCCGCCTAA
- a CDS encoding DUF2267 domain-containing protein, with translation MGTGQRLTRRRSSAGPTPPVRPLRPREPVAPAQRGGLRPTFLTLRDHGKVYVADLPRLSDGQLAHVTTEAREVLESLGRRLEELEAQPFLSQAEQDTRIRASTKRDVTERFIRSVEDELQLRLSNPSLRAAAGESLARAFLELARNRLPTATFDSLLQEALASCGPEAAAAEAEAEKKQPDPAGSPQPPVLRSQPMPVVLSFELAPPAG, from the coding sequence CTGGGCACGGGCCAGCGCCTCACCCGACGCCGCAGCTCGGCCGGCCCCACTCCCCCTGTGCGCCCCCTGCGGCCCAGGGAGCCGGTAGCCCCAGCCCAGCGTGGTGGCCTAAGGCCCACCTTTTTGACCCTGCGGGATCACGGCAAGGTTTATGTCGCCGACCTTCCGCGCCTCTCCGATGGCCAGCTGGCCCACGTGACTACGGAGGCCCGCGAGGTGCTGGAGAGCTTGGGTCGCCGGCTGGAAGAGCTTGAAGCCCAGCCCTTTCTCTCCCAGGCAGAGCAGGACACCCGCATCAGGGCCTCCACCAAGCGCGATGTCACCGAGCGGTTCATCCGTTCCGTCGAAGACGAGCTGCAACTTCGTCTCAGTAATCCCTCGCTGCGGGCAGCGGCCGGGGAATCCCTGGCCCGCGCCTTCCTGGAATTGGCCCGTAACCGACTGCCCACTGCCACCTTCGATTCCCTGCTCCAGGAGGCATTGGCTAGCTGTGGCCCGGAAGCTGCCGCAGCCGAAGCCGAAGCCGAAAAAAAACAACCAGACCCCGCTGGCAGCCCCCAACCCCCTGTGCTGCGCTCCCAACCAATGCCCGTGGTGCTCAGCTTCGAGCTCGCTCCACCGGCGGGCTGA
- the purM gene encoding phosphoribosylformylglycinamidine cyclo-ligase, whose product MDYRTAGVDVAAGRAFVDRIRASVETTRRPEVVGGLGGFGGFCRLPAGLRQPLLVAGTDGVGTKLELAQAHGRHHDVGIDLVAMCVNDVITSGAEPLFFLDYIATGKLSPAAMAEVVEGIAAACQQSGCALLGGETAEMPGFYGPGSYDLAGFCLAVVEADAVIDGSAVKGGDRILAVASSGVHSNGFSLVRSILRDQRVDGHTLLPGSDLPLIEALLTPTRLYGALVKHLLTSGLPIHGMAHITGGGLPENLPRCLPAGVHAVIDPSSWERPPLFTWLQQAGGVAEADLWNTFNLGVGYCLVVPAAAAAAALAVCQEAGYQAWLLGEVASGEAGAQPLSGLPFA is encoded by the coding sequence ATGGATTACCGCACGGCAGGGGTAGACGTGGCCGCAGGCAGGGCATTTGTGGATCGGATTCGAGCCAGCGTGGAGACCACCCGTCGCCCCGAGGTTGTGGGCGGGCTGGGAGGGTTCGGTGGCTTCTGCCGACTGCCGGCCGGCCTGCGGCAGCCCTTGCTGGTGGCAGGCACCGATGGGGTTGGCACCAAACTCGAACTGGCCCAAGCCCATGGGCGGCACCATGACGTGGGCATCGACCTAGTGGCGATGTGCGTCAACGACGTGATCACCAGCGGCGCAGAACCCCTGTTTTTCCTTGATTACATAGCCACTGGCAAGCTCAGCCCCGCAGCCATGGCCGAAGTGGTGGAGGGCATCGCTGCGGCTTGCCAGCAGAGCGGCTGCGCCCTGCTGGGCGGTGAAACCGCTGAAATGCCTGGCTTCTACGGCCCAGGCAGCTACGACCTGGCGGGCTTCTGCCTGGCCGTGGTGGAAGCCGATGCCGTGATCGATGGCAGTGCAGTCAAGGGCGGAGATCGCATCCTCGCTGTCGCCAGCAGCGGGGTTCACAGCAATGGTTTCAGCCTGGTGCGGTCGATCCTCAGGGATCAGAGGGTCGATGGGCACACCCTTCTGCCCGGCAGCGACCTACCCCTGATTGAGGCCCTCCTCACCCCCACCCGCCTCTACGGCGCCCTGGTGAAACACCTCCTGACCAGTGGACTGCCGATCCACGGCATGGCCCACATCACTGGGGGGGGGCTGCCAGAGAACCTGCCCCGCTGCCTTCCCGCCGGAGTGCATGCGGTGATAGACCCCAGCAGCTGGGAGCGGCCACCCCTATTCACCTGGCTGCAGCAAGCAGGCGGGGTGGCCGAGGCCGACCTCTGGAACACCTTTAACCTTGGGGTGGGCTACTGCCTGGTGGTGCCAGCCGCTGCCGCCGCTGCAGCCCTTGCGGTGTGCCAGGAGGCTGGCTACCAGGCGTGGCTGCTGGGAGAAGTCGCCAGCGGCGAAGCAGGCGCCCAGCCCCTTTCAGGCTTGCCGTTTGCCTAG
- a CDS encoding septal ring lytic transglycosylase RlpA family protein: MRRTFSLGALALLLPGSALVPAIADSSFAATQNEPAVVAAPSSAALEPTPEVAIREVGTDVLPDQGTTQQAPPTRLAPAPKPAPRVLHSSSGQASWYGPGFYGNRTANGEVFRPGTMTAAHRTLPFGTKVKVTNLWNGRTTVVRINDRGPFHGNRVIDLAHGAAHSLGVTASGIAQVRLDVLQ; this comes from the coding sequence ATGCGACGCACCTTTTCTCTCGGGGCCCTTGCCCTACTTCTCCCGGGTAGTGCCTTGGTTCCCGCCATCGCCGACTCCAGTTTCGCCGCAACTCAAAACGAGCCTGCTGTCGTTGCTGCCCCCAGCTCAGCTGCCCTTGAACCCACTCCAGAGGTAGCTATCCGAGAGGTTGGAACTGATGTTTTGCCCGATCAAGGGACCACCCAGCAGGCTCCTCCGACCCGCCTTGCCCCGGCACCCAAGCCGGCTCCCCGGGTTCTCCACAGCTCCAGTGGCCAAGCCAGCTGGTATGGACCAGGTTTTTACGGAAACCGCACCGCCAATGGTGAGGTGTTCCGCCCCGGCACCATGACTGCCGCCCACCGCACCCTTCCCTTCGGCACCAAGGTGAAGGTCACCAATCTGTGGAATGGCCGCACCACCGTGGTGCGCATTAACGATCGCGGTCCCTTCCATGGCAACCGGGTCATCGACTTGGCCCATGGCGCCGCCCACAGCCTCGGCGTCACGGCCAGCGGCATCGCCCAGGTACGTCTCGACGTACTCCAGTGA
- a CDS encoding bifunctional pantoate--beta-alanine ligase/(d)CMP kinase: protein MLLLQTREDLAAWRRQQPGPVHFVPTMGALHAGHRQLIIRAAQPLAGAAPAVLVSIFVNPLQFGPGEDFQVYPRDLSADAALAAAAGATALFAPSVAEIYPRGDTGLTRILPPQFLSEGLCGRHRPQHFEGVATVVIRLLSLVRPDCLLLGEKDWQQLVILRQVVADLGLPVRIRGCPTVREADGLACSSRNRRLSPSQRQQAAALPLALAAAAAQVRTGTYRAQALTAQLIQQLEAAGLEVEYAELVAPHSLEPLQQVQGLALLAAAVHCGPSRLIDHCLLMSRLPIVAIDGPAGAGKSTVTRAFARRMGLVYLDTGAMYRALTWWVLRQGADPANAAAVEPLLDGLDLQLSAGADGEQLVSINGHDVTEAIRSPEVTAQVSAVAAHGWVRQALTAQQQAMGRKGGLVAEGRDIGTAVFPAAELKVFLTATVGERARRRAQDLQQRGFAVPPLAELEAQIAARDHQDSSREVAPLRQAEDAVELVTDGMAIEAVIQALVDLFRQRVPEEAWPAADGA from the coding sequence GTGCTTCTGCTCCAAACCCGCGAAGACCTGGCCGCCTGGCGGCGCCAGCAGCCTGGCCCGGTCCATTTCGTTCCCACCATGGGGGCCCTGCATGCGGGGCACCGGCAGCTGATCATCCGGGCTGCCCAGCCCCTGGCTGGCGCGGCTCCAGCGGTGCTGGTCAGCATCTTTGTCAATCCCCTTCAATTTGGCCCCGGGGAAGACTTCCAGGTCTATCCCCGCGATCTCAGCGCCGATGCGGCCCTGGCCGCCGCAGCTGGTGCCACCGCGCTGTTTGCCCCCAGCGTGGCTGAGATCTATCCCCGGGGCGATACCGGCTTGACCCGGATCTTGCCCCCCCAGTTTCTGAGTGAGGGACTCTGCGGCCGCCACCGGCCCCAGCACTTTGAGGGGGTGGCCACCGTGGTGATCCGCCTGCTGAGCCTGGTGCGCCCCGATTGCCTGCTGCTCGGCGAAAAGGATTGGCAGCAACTGGTGATCCTGCGGCAGGTGGTGGCGGATCTGGGCCTGCCGGTGCGGATACGGGGGTGCCCGACCGTGCGGGAGGCCGATGGACTGGCCTGCAGTTCCCGCAACCGGCGCCTTTCCCCCTCCCAGCGCCAGCAGGCCGCGGCACTGCCGCTGGCCCTGGCAGCGGCAGCGGCCCAGGTGCGCACTGGAACCTATCGGGCCCAGGCGCTGACCGCCCAGCTGATCCAGCAGCTGGAGGCGGCCGGCTTGGAGGTGGAGTACGCGGAGTTGGTGGCGCCCCATAGCCTGGAGCCACTGCAGCAAGTGCAGGGCCTGGCCCTGCTCGCCGCCGCGGTGCACTGCGGTCCCAGCCGCCTGATCGACCATTGTTTGCTGATGTCCCGTCTGCCGATCGTTGCCATTGATGGACCAGCGGGGGCGGGCAAGAGCACCGTCACCCGGGCCTTCGCCAGGCGCATGGGTCTTGTCTATCTAGATACGGGCGCGATGTATCGGGCCCTCACCTGGTGGGTGCTGCGCCAGGGTGCCGACCCGGCCAATGCGGCGGCAGTGGAGCCCCTTTTGGATGGCCTGGATCTGCAGCTCAGTGCCGGCGCGGATGGCGAGCAGCTGGTGAGCATCAACGGCCACGATGTGACCGAGGCGATCCGCAGCCCGGAGGTCACGGCCCAGGTGTCGGCGGTGGCAGCCCATGGCTGGGTGCGCCAGGCCCTGACGGCCCAGCAGCAGGCCATGGGGCGCAAGGGGGGGCTGGTGGCCGAGGGCCGCGACATCGGCACCGCCGTTTTCCCTGCTGCGGAGCTCAAGGTGTTTCTCACGGCCACCGTTGGTGAGCGGGCCCGCCGCCGCGCCCAAGACCTGCAGCAGCGGGGTTTTGCGGTGCCCCCGCTGGCTGAGCTGGAGGCCCAGATAGCTGCCCGCGATCACCAGGATTCGAGCCGGGAGGTGGCGCCGCTGCGTCAGGCCGAGGATGCGGTGGAGCTCGTCACGGACGGCATGGCCATCGAGGCGGTGATCCAGGCCCTGGTGGACCTGTTCCGTCAGCGGGTTCCGGAGGAGGCCTGGCCGGCCGCTGACGGCGCCTAG
- a CDS encoding low molecular weight protein-tyrosine-phosphatase produces the protein MKRVLFVCLGNICRSPAAEGVFLHLLEQSQAGERFVVDSAGTGGWHVGKAADARMRAAASRRGIHLASKARQLELADLTRFDHILTMDASNLSQVQALAQEAGGSSIARIEPLLSYRSRFDLSEVPDPYYGGDEGFEHVLDLLDDACAGLLQALDV, from the coding sequence ATGAAGCGGGTGCTGTTTGTCTGCCTGGGCAATATCTGCCGCTCCCCCGCCGCCGAAGGGGTGTTTTTGCACCTGCTGGAGCAATCTCAGGCTGGTGAGCGCTTTGTGGTGGATTCGGCTGGCACCGGGGGCTGGCATGTGGGCAAGGCTGCCGATGCCCGCATGCGCGCAGCGGCCAGCCGCCGCGGCATCCACCTAGCGAGCAAGGCGCGCCAGTTGGAGCTGGCCGACCTCACCCGCTTCGACCACATCCTCACCATGGACGCCAGCAACCTGAGCCAGGTGCAGGCCCTAGCCCAGGAGGCTGGCGGCAGCAGCATCGCCCGTATCGAGCCCCTGCTCAGCTATCGCAGCCGGTTTGATCTCAGCGAAGTGCCCGATCCCTACTACGGGGGAGACGAGGGGTTTGAGCATGTGCTCGACCTGCTGGACGACGCCTGCGCCGGCCTGCTGCAGGCCCTAGACGTCTAA
- a CDS encoding HEAT repeat domain-containing protein, protein MAEQITALQQADSVQGLLRATQELAASGDPAAAPVLVEVLGFNNPGAAVAAVEGLISLGTAAVDALLQLDPENYGARAWAVRALAGIGDVRGLELLLDALGSDVAASVRRAAAKGLGQMQLAELPPDQQQVVQRQCLGALLAATSDGEWVVRYAVAVGLELLAAGLPAAGPERKQALQGLLTLQEAAADNAPVVQRRAHLALLRLEQQ, encoded by the coding sequence GTGGCCGAGCAGATTACCGCCTTGCAGCAGGCCGACAGCGTCCAAGGCCTGCTGCGTGCAACCCAGGAACTGGCCGCTAGCGGCGATCCCGCAGCAGCGCCGGTGCTGGTGGAAGTGTTGGGCTTCAACAACCCCGGTGCGGCAGTTGCCGCCGTGGAAGGGCTGATCAGCCTGGGGACAGCGGCTGTGGATGCCCTATTGCAGCTGGATCCGGAGAACTACGGGGCCAGGGCCTGGGCCGTCCGCGCCCTGGCCGGCATCGGCGACGTGCGCGGCCTGGAACTGCTGCTGGATGCCCTCGGCAGCGACGTGGCAGCCAGCGTGCGCCGGGCAGCGGCCAAGGGGCTGGGCCAGATGCAGCTGGCCGAGCTCCCCCCTGACCAACAGCAGGTCGTCCAGCGCCAGTGCCTAGGAGCCCTACTGGCCGCCACCAGCGACGGCGAGTGGGTGGTGCGCTACGCGGTGGCTGTGGGGCTGGAGTTGCTGGCAGCTGGCCTGCCCGCGGCAGGCCCTGAGAGGAAACAGGCCCTACAGGGCCTGCTCACACTCCAAGAAGCGGCCGCAGACAACGCTCCGGTGGTGCAACGGCGCGCGCACCTGGCGCTCCTGCGTCTGGAGCAGCAATGA
- a CDS encoding HEAT repeat domain-containing protein: MVDADASPPQAGEPISEQEALRRLRQSEDSSQQYYGAWWLGRMRSQHPEAVPLLQQALRQRRPRDSGDGVEENAVARNAARALGKLAPAAQTAIPDLLDTLQDADDGLREAAARALGQLAASEAIEALCEKLASGPAGAGAQQANSPRLVEPCEALLEALGDIGVNEPRVLAVVKPFLTHERPLIRSAAARTLLQLSGEARWGELLVDLLDHPQLQVRRAALMDLGAAGWRPGFQAIAATLAENSLKLMALRGLVEQGNGDPGDEALLACMDALL, from the coding sequence ATGGTCGACGCCGACGCCAGCCCCCCCCAGGCAGGCGAACCCATCAGTGAACAAGAAGCCCTGCGCAGGCTCCGCCAGAGCGAAGACTCCTCCCAGCAGTACTACGGAGCCTGGTGGCTGGGCCGGATGCGCAGCCAGCACCCGGAGGCGGTGCCCCTGTTGCAACAAGCCCTGCGCCAACGCCGGCCTAGGGATAGCGGAGACGGCGTGGAGGAGAACGCGGTAGCCCGCAATGCCGCCCGCGCCCTCGGCAAACTGGCTCCAGCAGCGCAAACGGCCATCCCCGACCTACTCGACACCCTGCAGGATGCCGACGACGGACTACGGGAAGCGGCAGCCCGAGCCCTGGGTCAACTCGCGGCCAGCGAAGCCATTGAGGCTCTCTGCGAGAAGCTAGCCAGCGGCCCCGCCGGGGCCGGCGCCCAGCAGGCCAACAGCCCCCGCCTGGTGGAACCCTGCGAAGCCCTGCTGGAAGCCCTGGGCGACATCGGCGTCAACGAGCCGCGGGTGCTGGCCGTGGTGAAACCCTTCCTCACCCACGAGCGCCCCCTGATCCGCAGCGCTGCGGCGCGGACCCTGCTGCAATTGAGCGGTGAGGCGCGCTGGGGGGAGCTGCTTGTGGACCTACTTGACCATCCCCAGCTGCAGGTGCGGCGGGCAGCCCTGATGGATCTTGGTGCCGCAGGCTGGCGGCCCGGATTTCAAGCCATTGCCGCCACCCTGGCCGAGAACAGTCTGAAATTGATGGCCCTGCGGGGGCTGGTGGAACAGGGCAACGGCGACCCCGGCGACGAGGCCCTGCTGGCCTGCATGGACGCCTTGCTGTGA